In one window of Verrucomicrobiia bacterium DNA:
- a CDS encoding cytochrome C oxidase subunit IV family protein codes for MAGDDAVAIKNHLKFYVGIFAALLVLTVITVVVSYIHLGTAGNITLALVIATLKASLVAAFFMHLSSEKTTIYRLMISALFFFLVLVFLSIFAFLDPIRN; via the coding sequence ATGGCAGGCGACGATGCGGTAGCGATTAAAAATCATTTAAAGTTTTATGTTGGTATTTTTGCAGCTTTGTTGGTTTTAACCGTAATAACGGTGGTGGTTTCCTACATTCACTTGGGAACGGCGGGTAACATTACGTTGGCCTTAGTCATTGCAACGTTGAAAGCGTCTTTAGTGGCGGCTTTTTTCATGCATCTTTCTTCGGAAAAGACGACAATTTATCGTTTAATGATTTCGGCTCTGTTTTTTTTCCTGGTTTTAGTTTTTTTAAGCATTTTTGCGTTTTTAGATCCTATCAGAAATTGA
- a CDS encoding cytochrome c oxidase subunit 3 — protein MEIPYTVKARPDTGLWNAKVGIWLFLASEVMLFGGLFSAYIFLRLGSWHWPHGVLNIPIGLFNTFVLITSSVTMVFAWASLKMRNLHKFEWFLGITILCGFIFLGIKSYEYYEKFHHYGLIFKNEAVANRYRAEVEAAGGQIKPSIIEGQYEVTGHIEEMDEETMKFIPDSIHSSEPMVQIVSVLQTITGKKTEHGEAVVFQQDDIYRWGPFVPRYSSYFAIYFTLTALHALHVIGGMVVMAYFWIPGRKLYHADPEHFTNRVEVVGLFWHFVDLVWIFLFPVLYLL, from the coding sequence ATGGAAATTCCTTATACGGTAAAAGCTAGACCTGATACGGGTTTGTGGAATGCTAAGGTTGGGATTTGGCTTTTCTTAGCTTCTGAAGTGATGTTGTTTGGCGGTCTTTTTTCGGCTTACATTTTTTTGCGTTTGGGTTCGTGGCATTGGCCGCATGGAGTTTTGAATATTCCGATTGGTTTGTTTAATACTTTTGTTTTAATTACTTCTAGTGTGACGATGGTTTTTGCCTGGGCATCTTTGAAGATGCGTAATTTGCATAAGTTTGAATGGTTTTTAGGGATTACGATTTTATGCGGATTTATTTTCTTGGGCATAAAATCTTATGAGTATTATGAGAAGTTTCATCATTACGGGTTGATTTTTAAAAATGAGGCGGTAGCAAATCGTTACCGTGCCGAGGTGGAAGCTGCAGGTGGCCAGATCAAACCTTCTATTATTGAGGGACAGTATGAGGTAACGGGTCACATCGAAGAGATGGATGAGGAAACGATGAAGTTTATTCCGGATTCGATTCATAGCAGTGAGCCGATGGTACAAATTGTTTCAGTTTTGCAAACGATAACGGGCAAGAAAACGGAACACGGTGAGGCAGTTGTTTTTCAACAAGACGATATTTATCGCTGGGGACCGTTTGTGCCGCGTTACAGTTCTTATTTTGCGATTTATTTTACGTTAACTGCATTGCATGCATTGCATGTGATTGGGGGAATGGTAGTCATGGCTTATTTTTGGATTCCTGGCCGCAAGCTTTATCATGCCGATCCTGAGCATTTTACAAATCGAGTAGAAGTGGTAGGTTTATTTTGGCATTTTGTAGATTTAGTGTGGATTTTTTTGTTTCCCGTTCTTTATTTATTGTAG
- a CDS encoding cbb3-type cytochrome c oxidase subunit I — protein sequence MASVALSESEHSHAVVDHHHEELSFLRKYVFSTDHKIIGVQYGITALLFLLFGFVLMMLMRWQLAYPGKPLPWFGDWMWLLLGKKNAALLMPDGVMSPDLYNSFGAMHGTIMVFLGVVPLGFAAFGNYVVPLQVGAPDMAFPRINMASYHSFLWGGLVMLISFFVPGGAAKSGWTSYSPLASIADTAYHPFWNGQTMWLLGMVLLITSSLLGSVNFIATIIQLRAKGMSWMRMPFFVWAQLVTAFLLLLAFPPLEAAGVMQLMDRVAGTSFFLPSGLVVNGQHFSALSGGGSPLLWQHLFWFLGHPEVYVILLPALGMVCEILATNARKPIWGYPSLVFSVVAIGFLSFIVWAHHMYMTGMGTKVSAFFQTTTVIISVPSVVILSCLLISLWGGSIRFNTPMLFALGFLPMFGIGGLTGIPLAFSALGSYLHDSYYVIGHFHYVVAPGVVFGLFAGVYHWYPKITGRFMNEFWGKVHFWITLVCMNGIFFPMFLQGMAGMHRRWYDGGAAYELSKPLLHWNEFMSVSAWIMGLAQIPFIINFFISFRTGKKASDNPWEATTLEWQTPTPPPHGNFATEPVVYRGPYEYSVPGEAKDFSPQNEPVKEYNKNL from the coding sequence GGGTGCAATATGGAATAACGGCTTTGCTGTTTTTACTATTTGGTTTTGTCTTAATGATGTTGATGCGGTGGCAGTTGGCTTACCCCGGTAAACCGCTTCCTTGGTTTGGGGATTGGATGTGGCTTTTGTTGGGTAAAAAAAATGCGGCATTACTTATGCCGGATGGGGTAATGTCGCCAGACCTTTACAATTCTTTCGGTGCGATGCATGGAACAATTATGGTTTTTTTGGGTGTCGTGCCATTAGGTTTTGCCGCGTTTGGTAACTATGTGGTGCCGTTGCAGGTTGGTGCACCAGATATGGCTTTCCCGCGAATTAACATGGCTAGTTATCACTCTTTTTTGTGGGGTGGTCTTGTCATGTTGATAAGTTTTTTTGTGCCGGGAGGAGCAGCTAAGTCGGGTTGGACTTCTTATTCTCCTTTAGCTAGTATTGCTGACACGGCTTATCATCCATTTTGGAATGGTCAAACAATGTGGTTGTTGGGCATGGTGCTTTTGATTACGTCTTCGTTGTTGGGATCGGTTAATTTTATTGCAACGATTATTCAGTTACGCGCTAAAGGCATGAGTTGGATGCGAATGCCTTTTTTTGTTTGGGCGCAGTTGGTGACAGCCTTTTTATTGTTATTGGCTTTCCCTCCGTTGGAAGCTGCTGGAGTGATGCAGTTGATGGATCGTGTGGCGGGAACAAGTTTTTTTCTGCCTTCGGGTTTAGTGGTGAATGGTCAACATTTTAGCGCTTTAAGTGGTGGAGGAAGTCCCTTGCTATGGCAGCATCTTTTTTGGTTTTTAGGACATCCTGAGGTTTATGTGATTCTTTTGCCGGCTTTGGGAATGGTTTGTGAAATTCTTGCCACAAACGCGCGTAAACCGATTTGGGGTTATCCTTCTTTAGTTTTTTCTGTAGTTGCGATTGGGTTTTTGTCATTCATTGTGTGGGCGCATCATATGTATATGACGGGGATGGGCACTAAAGTGAGTGCTTTTTTTCAGACGACTACGGTGATTATTTCTGTTCCTTCAGTGGTTATTTTAAGCTGTTTGTTAATTTCGTTATGGGGCGGTTCTATTCGATTTAATACGCCCATGCTTTTTGCTTTGGGCTTTTTACCGATGTTTGGGATAGGGGGATTGACAGGAATTCCTTTGGCTTTTAGTGCCTTGGGATCTTATTTGCATGACAGTTATTATGTGATTGGGCATTTTCATTATGTTGTGGCGCCGGGAGTTGTCTTTGGTTTGTTTGCTGGGGTTTATCATTGGTATCCTAAAATTACAGGTAGGTTTATGAATGAATTTTGGGGTAAGGTGCATTTTTGGATTACTTTAGTTTGTATGAATGGAATTTTCTTCCCCATGTTTTTGCAGGGCATGGCGGGGATGCATCGGCGGTGGTATGATGGCGGTGCAGCTTATGAACTTTCCAAGCCGCTATTGCATTGGAATGAGTTTATGTCGGTTTCGGCCTGGATTATGGGGCTAGCACAGATTCCGTTTATTATTAATTTTTTTATTAGTTTCCGAACCGGTAAAAAAGCCTCAGACAATCCTTGGGAGGCAACTACTTTGGAATGGCAAACTCCTACGCCTCCGCCTCATGGCAATTTTGCTACGGAACCAGTGGTTTATCGGGGACCTTATGAATACAGTGTGCCGGGAGAAGCAAAGGATTTCTCGCCTCAAAATGAGCCGGTGAAAGAGTACAATAAAAATTTATAA